One Acidobacteriota bacterium DNA window includes the following coding sequences:
- a CDS encoding proline dehydrogenase family protein: MLRALFIGLSESKALRRMAEKSALGRRMSARFVAGMQVDDVLRAARAVNQLGMSVSVDNLGENVTNAEEAKHSAALYHELLDRITEQKLDANVSMKLTHMGLDVDEQLAYGIATELVAHAARVKNFVRVDMEGSPYTQRTLDFVHRLHAETAGHDPKTSAVGAVIQAYLHRSEKDVEGLLAERTRIRLCKGAYREPAGIAFQKKSEVDANYVKLMKLLLKSGVYHGIATHDEKMIAATKEFAHAEKIAPEAFEFQMLYGIRRDLQQQLVREGWRMRVYIPFGSEWYPYFMRRLAERPANVFFVAKNIFRD, translated from the coding sequence TTGCTGAGAGCGCTCTTCATCGGGCTTTCCGAAAGCAAGGCGCTGCGGCGCATGGCGGAGAAATCTGCCCTCGGACGCCGGATGTCCGCCCGGTTCGTCGCCGGCATGCAGGTGGACGACGTGCTGCGCGCCGCGCGCGCGGTCAACCAGCTGGGCATGTCCGTCTCGGTGGACAACCTGGGCGAGAACGTCACCAACGCCGAGGAAGCCAAGCATTCAGCCGCGCTCTACCACGAGCTGCTCGACCGCATCACCGAGCAGAAGCTCGACGCCAACGTGAGCATGAAGCTCACCCACATGGGACTCGACGTCGACGAGCAGCTCGCTTACGGCATCGCGACCGAACTGGTCGCGCACGCCGCGCGCGTAAAGAATTTCGTCCGCGTGGACATGGAAGGCTCGCCCTACACGCAGCGCACGCTCGACTTCGTCCACCGGCTGCATGCCGAGACCGCAGGCCACGATCCGAAAACCAGCGCGGTCGGCGCGGTCATCCAGGCCTATCTGCATCGCAGCGAGAAAGATGTGGAAGGCCTGCTGGCCGAGCGCACACGCATTCGGCTATGCAAGGGCGCGTACCGAGAGCCGGCCGGGATCGCGTTCCAGAAAAAGTCCGAGGTGGACGCGAACTACGTGAAGCTGATGAAGCTGCTGCTCAAGAGCGGCGTCTACCACGGCATCGCCACGCACGACGAGAAGATGATCGCCGCGACCAAAGAGTTCGCGCACGCGGAGAAGATCGCGCCCGAGGCGTTCGAATTCCAGATGCTCTACGGCATCCGCCGCGACCTGCAACAGCAACTGGTGCGCGAAGGCTGGCGGATGCGGGTGTATATACCGTTCGGCAGCGAGTGGTATCCGTACTTCATGCGGCGATTGGCGGAGCGTCCCGCGAACGTCTTCTTCGTCGCGAAGAATATCTTCCGAGACTAG
- a CDS encoding HigA family addiction module antitoxin yields MRMFDPPHPGEVLREYLGEVTVTRAARHLRVTRAALSRILNGSTGISAEMALRLADALGTTPELWAGMQAQYDLCIASRKRRKKVARLRATAA; encoded by the coding sequence ATGCGAATGTTCGATCCACCCCATCCCGGCGAGGTGCTGCGCGAGTATCTCGGCGAAGTGACCGTCACGCGCGCGGCACGGCATTTGCGGGTCACACGCGCGGCTTTGTCGCGCATCTTGAACGGCAGCACGGGGATATCTGCCGAGATGGCGTTGCGACTGGCGGATGCGCTTGGCACCACACCCGAGCTGTGGGCTGGCATGCAGGCGCAGTACGACCTGTGCATCGCCTCCAGAAAACGCCGCAAGAAGGTCGCCCGGCTGCGTGCGACTGCGGCGTAG